A genomic stretch from Synergistaceae bacterium includes:
- a CDS encoding methylenetetrahydrofolate--tRNA-(uracil(54)-C(5))-methyltransferase (FADH(2)-oxidizing) TrmFO — protein sequence MSSLVSIVGGGLAGAEAAWQLARRGIPVDLYEMRPEKTTPAHTTGLLAEIVCSNSLGADGPTSPAGILKEELRRLDSLILSCADDSRVPAGKALAVDRDSFSEKVSDRLGDMPGVRVIRKELAAPPGGPAIIASGPLTSPPLADELKRLAGADHLAFFDAVAPVVTVDSIDMSRAFRAGRWGQEDDYINCPFTREEYEAFWRALVSAERAKPHDFEDSPSFFEGCLPVEVMASRGLDTLRFGPMRPVGLPLPDTGREAWAVVQLRQDNREGTLYNLVGFQTNLRWGEQEKVFRMIPGLEKAEFARLGVMHRNIYVNSPAVLDGRLRFRGGREDLFLAGQITGVEGYVESTAMGCVAALNAAALVRGTPFPDWPRETAIGSLLHYLADANPDRFQPMNMNLGIMPRPEGRIRNKAKRCEIVAAAASRALGVFLEGLNRDLPVGGTEE from the coding sequence ATGAGTAGCCTCGTATCGATAGTCGGTGGAGGGCTCGCGGGCGCCGAGGCGGCCTGGCAGCTGGCGCGCCGAGGCATACCGGTCGATCTCTACGAGATGCGGCCGGAGAAGACCACCCCCGCCCACACCACCGGCCTGCTTGCAGAGATAGTATGCAGCAACTCGCTCGGTGCGGACGGGCCGACCAGCCCGGCCGGCATCCTCAAGGAAGAGCTAAGGAGGCTCGACAGTTTGATACTCTCCTGCGCGGATGACTCCCGCGTTCCGGCGGGCAAGGCTCTGGCGGTGGACCGAGACAGCTTCTCGGAAAAAGTTTCCGACAGGCTGGGCGATATGCCAGGCGTGAGGGTTATTCGAAAGGAGCTCGCGGCCCCGCCCGGGGGGCCCGCGATCATCGCAAGCGGACCCCTGACCTCGCCGCCTCTGGCCGACGAGCTGAAGAGGCTGGCGGGCGCCGATCACCTGGCCTTCTTCGACGCGGTAGCCCCGGTGGTAACGGTCGACTCGATAGACATGTCTAGGGCCTTCCGCGCCGGTCGGTGGGGCCAGGAGGACGACTATATCAACTGCCCCTTCACCCGCGAGGAGTACGAGGCCTTCTGGCGCGCGCTGGTCTCCGCGGAAAGAGCAAAACCTCACGACTTCGAGGACTCCCCCTCATTCTTCGAGGGTTGCCTGCCGGTGGAGGTAATGGCCTCTCGCGGCTTGGACACCCTGCGCTTCGGGCCCATGCGACCCGTCGGCCTGCCCCTGCCGGACACGGGCAGGGAGGCGTGGGCCGTGGTGCAGCTTCGCCAGGATAACCGCGAGGGAACCCTATACAACCTCGTCGGCTTCCAGACCAATCTGAGATGGGGGGAGCAGGAGAAGGTCTTCCGCATGATCCCCGGGCTGGAGAAAGCGGAGTTTGCACGCCTTGGGGTCATGCACCGCAACATCTACGTCAACTCCCCGGCGGTGCTCGACGGCAGGCTGAGGTTTCGCGGAGGTAGGGAGGATCTCTTCCTCGCCGGACAGATAACCGGGGTGGAGGGGTACGTCGAGAGCACCGCCATGGGCTGTGTCGCCGCACTAAACGCGGCCGCTCTCGTACGTGGGACGCCCTTCCCTGACTGGCCGAGGGAGACCGCTATCGGCTCGCTGCTGCACTACCTTGCGGACGCTAACCCCGATCGTTTTCAGCCCATGAACATGAACCTTGGCATAATGCCGAGGCCCGAGGGCAGGATACGGAACAAGGCCAAGAGGTGCGAGATAGTTGCCGCGGCGGCCTCCAGAGCGCTCGGAGTCTTCCTGGAGGGGCTGAATCGAGATCTCCCCGTCGGCGGGACCGAGGAATAG
- a CDS encoding tyrosine-type recombinase/integrase, producing the protein MLENISSSMDAFIDHLRMERESSPHTVTNYAVDLAQFSEFLAMRGAESLADVDSRAIRSFVREMMGFGYSNTTVARKLSAVRSWSAFLKERGLIETDAARGIKGPRTLEPLPRALSREDVARMIEQGPEGRTFARDRTILELLYGCGLRVAELVSLKWEDMEPVEDRMLRVLGKGEKERIVPYGRFALEALLEWRDLLPEGAALVFPGTKGRPITVRTVHRVVVKAAARAGLNEVTPHTLRHSFATHLLEGGASLAAVKGLLGHESMLTTQRYVAVSAEHLRESYRLAHPRAKGED; encoded by the coding sequence ATGTTGGAGAACATATCCTCAAGCATGGATGCATTTATCGATCATCTGCGCATGGAGAGGGAAAGCTCGCCTCACACGGTGACGAACTACGCCGTGGACCTGGCGCAGTTCAGCGAGTTTCTGGCCATGCGCGGCGCGGAGAGCCTCGCCGATGTGGACTCGCGCGCGATCCGGTCCTTCGTCCGGGAGATGATGGGATTCGGGTACTCGAACACGACAGTCGCAAGAAAGCTCTCGGCCGTCAGGAGTTGGTCCGCCTTCCTGAAGGAACGTGGGTTGATCGAGACGGACGCCGCGAGGGGGATCAAGGGACCGAGGACGCTGGAGCCCCTTCCACGTGCCCTCTCCCGCGAGGACGTCGCCAGGATGATCGAGCAGGGGCCCGAGGGAAGGACGTTCGCGAGGGACCGAACCATCCTCGAGTTGCTCTACGGGTGCGGTTTGAGAGTCGCGGAGCTCGTGTCGCTGAAGTGGGAGGATATGGAACCGGTCGAGGACCGGATGCTCAGGGTCCTCGGCAAGGGCGAGAAGGAGAGGATAGTGCCCTACGGGAGGTTCGCCCTGGAGGCGCTTCTGGAGTGGAGGGATCTGCTGCCCGAGGGGGCCGCGCTGGTCTTTCCCGGTACCAAAGGAAGGCCGATCACCGTGCGCACCGTGCACAGGGTAGTGGTGAAGGCGGCTGCGCGGGCAGGGCTCAACGAGGTGACTCCCCACACGCTGCGCCACAGCTTCGCCACACACCTGCTGGAGGGGGGGGCCTCGCTGGCGGCGGTCAAGGGGCTTCTCGGACACGAGAGCATGCTCACAACTCAGCGCTACGTCGCTGTGAGCGCGGAACACCTGAGGGAGAGCTACCGGCTCGCCCATCCGCGCGCAAAAGGAGAGGACTGA
- the hslV gene encoding ATP-dependent protease subunit HslV, with translation MFKGTTVVCVRRGDMVALAGDGQITMGDQIVKSGARKVRRLYKGSVLAGFAGSTADAMTLLERFESRLEENSGDLMRSAVAMVKEWRTDRALRRLEALMIVADAKLSLLMSGSGDIIEPEDAIAAIGSGAGFAKAAGVALLETSDWSPSRIARRAIEIASEICIYTDNVVTVEAIGE, from the coding sequence TTGTTCAAGGGAACGACCGTGGTCTGCGTCAGGCGAGGGGACATGGTGGCCTTGGCCGGTGACGGGCAGATAACTATGGGAGACCAGATAGTGAAGTCGGGCGCCAGGAAGGTGCGCAGGCTGTACAAGGGCTCGGTGCTGGCCGGGTTCGCCGGGAGCACCGCCGATGCCATGACCCTGCTGGAGCGCTTCGAGTCCCGCCTGGAGGAGAACTCCGGCGACCTGATGCGCTCGGCCGTGGCGATGGTCAAGGAGTGGCGCACCGACCGGGCTCTGAGAAGGCTGGAGGCGCTGATGATAGTCGCGGACGCGAAACTCTCTCTTCTGATGTCAGGCTCGGGCGACATAATCGAGCCGGAGGACGCCATAGCGGCGATAGGCTCGGGCGCCGGGTTTGCCAAGGCTGCCGGGGTCGCGCTGCTCGAGACCTCCGACTGGTCTCCGTCAAGGATAGCCAGGCGGGCGATAGAGATCGCGTCGGAGATATGCATATACACGGACAACGTTGTGACAGTGGAGGCAATCGGCGAATGA
- the hslU gene encoding ATP-dependent protease ATPase subunit HslU produces MNSDQFETELTPRRIVEFLDRYIVGQDKAKKSVAIALRNRVRRRRLPREIAREIAPKNILMAGPTGVGKTEIARRLSDLVNAPFVKVEATKFTEVGYVGRDVESIIRDLAETAVAMVKSRMIEEVQVSAAERAEQRLVDALLPGSERRRSMPDIMKIFGGEKEEAPKPAPEEERARESTRRKLLALLEEGKLDDREVEIDVVESQSVGIPILGGSGMDSMGINIGDMLGGLLPKRSRRRRVKVSEARRILQAEEAEKLVDMDAVVREALEKAAEEGIVFIDEIDKVASRGGGGTGPDVSREGVQRDLLPIVEGSPVPTKYGTLNTDHILFIAAGAFSSVKPSDLVPELQGRFPIRVELQPLSREDLARILVEPENSLLTQYSALLGVEGVDLEFQDDAVAEIALLAERMNAEMENIGARRLHTMIEQLLEEVSFEAPESGARKYPISAEFVRERLEPLISDGDIRRYLL; encoded by the coding sequence ATGAACTCGGACCAGTTTGAGACGGAGCTCACCCCCAGGCGTATCGTCGAGTTCCTTGACAGGTACATAGTGGGACAGGACAAGGCAAAGAAATCAGTAGCCATCGCGCTCCGGAACCGGGTACGCAGGAGAAGGCTGCCCCGTGAGATAGCCCGCGAGATTGCGCCGAAGAACATACTGATGGCCGGGCCCACCGGTGTAGGCAAGACGGAGATTGCCCGAAGGCTCTCAGATCTCGTCAATGCTCCGTTCGTCAAGGTGGAGGCCACCAAGTTCACCGAGGTCGGCTACGTGGGCCGCGACGTCGAGTCCATCATCAGGGACCTGGCCGAGACGGCCGTGGCCATGGTGAAGAGCCGCATGATCGAGGAGGTCCAGGTCTCGGCGGCCGAGAGGGCCGAGCAGAGGCTGGTGGACGCCCTTCTCCCCGGCTCCGAGAGGAGAAGATCGATGCCGGACATCATGAAGATCTTCGGCGGAGAGAAAGAGGAGGCGCCCAAGCCCGCCCCCGAGGAGGAGCGAGCGAGGGAATCCACTCGCAGGAAGCTCCTGGCACTGCTCGAGGAGGGGAAGCTAGATGACCGGGAGGTAGAGATCGACGTGGTCGAGAGCCAGTCCGTCGGCATTCCGATACTCGGCGGCTCGGGCATGGACTCGATGGGGATCAACATAGGCGACATGCTCGGCGGGCTTCTCCCCAAGAGGTCCAGGAGGCGCAGAGTGAAGGTGTCCGAGGCAAGGCGCATCCTCCAGGCGGAGGAGGCGGAGAAGCTTGTGGACATGGACGCGGTCGTCCGCGAGGCACTGGAGAAAGCGGCCGAAGAGGGAATAGTCTTCATCGACGAGATAGACAAGGTCGCCTCCCGCGGCGGAGGTGGAACCGGCCCGGACGTGAGCCGCGAGGGGGTCCAGAGGGACCTTCTGCCGATAGTCGAAGGCTCTCCCGTGCCGACCAAGTACGGCACGTTGAACACGGACCACATACTCTTCATAGCGGCCGGGGCCTTCTCCAGCGTGAAGCCTTCGGATCTCGTCCCGGAGCTGCAGGGGAGGTTTCCCATAAGGGTGGAGCTTCAGCCCCTGTCCAGGGAGGACCTAGCCAGGATACTCGTGGAGCCGGAGAACAGCCTGCTGACCCAGTACTCGGCTCTTCTGGGGGTGGAGGGAGTGGATCTGGAGTTTCAAGACGACGCGGTGGCAGAGATAGCGCTACTCGCGGAGAGGATGAACGCCGAGATGGAGAACATCGGCGCGCGCAGGCTCCACACCATGATCGAGCAGCTTCTTGAAGAGGTGAGCTTCGAGGCCCCGGAGAGCGGCGCGAGAAAGTATCCGATCAGCGCGGAGTTTGTCAGAGAGCGACTCGAGCCCCTGATCTCGGACGGCGACATCAGAAGATATCTTCTGTAG